The following is a genomic window from bacterium.
CATCTTGAAGTTCTTGTGAAAGATTTGTTAGACAGTATTTCTAAATTAGAGAAGGGTTAAAAACAAGTTTTATCTACCAACCCACCACACGTTAAACTGCAAACTTCGGCAAGTAAGTGTGGAAATATTTAGCAAACAACAAGAAGGTCGAATGTAGCAAAAAAACAATTGTGGTAAGGAGAAGTTATGAAAAGTGTTCTGCAATATATGTCAAAAGATTTACCTTTAATCAAGGAAGAACTTCCCTTAAAAGAAATTATTACTATTTTTTCTAATTCTCATCATAGTGTATTGCCTGTCGTAAACGCAAGAAACAGGTTGATAGGTCATATAAATATAGAGGATATAGTCTATTTTTTTCTTTTTTCACATATGGATATCACTTTCCTTGAAAAGATGCCTTCTTTAATAGATTTCTTTTCTGATACAATTGAAAATGTGGACAATATTTCTCCTATTGTTTTTGCTAAAGATGTTATGCGAACAAATGTTTTTACAATAAAAGAAACAGATTCAATAATAAAAGCTGCTATTAGGATGAAAAAAAGGAATGTGCATAGGTTAATCGTTGTTGATATACACCAAACTCCAGTTGGGTTCATCTCAAGAAATGAGATATGTAAAGCCCTTCTAATCTAATATAAAATGGAAATAAAAGCAATAATTAGTATTTGTGTATTTGTTATATGTTATTTTCTTATAGCCATAGAACGAGCTCCAAAAGTTTATGTTGCTTTCGCGGGTGTAGTAGCTCTTATTTTATTTAAGATATATACCCCCCACGAAGTTGCGTATTATGTTGACTGGGAAACAATTGGATTTCTTTTCGGAATATTTATATCAGTAAAAATAGTTGAAGATTCAGGGTTTTTTAATTTTTTTGCTCTATTTTTAGCCAAAAAACTTGAGTTTAACACTATAAAAATATTTATATTCTTCCCTTTAATGGCTGCTTTCCTTTCAGGGTTTATAGATTCAATAAGCGTTATAGTGTTTCTTGCTCCTCTTACCATAGCTTTAAGTAAACTATTAAAATTTAACCCAGTTCCCTTCGTTATAACAGAAATATGTCTTTCAAATATCGGTGGTGCTGGAACACTTATGGGAGATCCGCCTAATGTAATATTGGGTTCTATGTTTCACCTTGGTTTTATTGATTTTATCAAACACAACTGGATATTAAGTTTTTTTGCCTCAATTTCAGCAATAACTGTTTTTTACAAAATGAACAGAAAATATCTTATCAAAATAAACCAAAAACTTAAAAAAGATGAACTTGAAAAACTTGTACCTCTTGAGGAAATAAATGACTTTTTTTTAATGAAGGTAGGATTAACCAGTCTCGTTTCAACAGTTCTTTTGTTGATATTAAGGGATTTTATAAAAAATATCATCCCCTTAAATATTGCATTGGCAAGTCTTCTACCAGCTTTTACTGTTCTAACTCTCAAAGGTAACAATGAAAAACTTAAAGATATTTACAAAAAAATCGATTTAGAAACACTTCTTTTTTTAACAGGACTTTTTGTAATAGTAGGTTCACTTGAAAAAACAGGT
Proteins encoded in this region:
- a CDS encoding CBS domain-containing protein gives rise to the protein MKSVLQYMSKDLPLIKEELPLKEIITIFSNSHHSVLPVVNARNRLIGHINIEDIVYFFLFSHMDITFLEKMPSLIDFFSDTIENVDNISPIVFAKDVMRTNVFTIKETDSIIKAAIRMKKRNVHRLIVVDIHQTPVGFISRNEICKALLI
- a CDS encoding SLC13 family permease, giving the protein MEIKAIISICVFVICYFLIAIERAPKVYVAFAGVVALILFKIYTPHEVAYYVDWETIGFLFGIFISVKIVEDSGFFNFFALFLAKKLEFNTIKIFIFFPLMAAFLSGFIDSISVIVFLAPLTIALSKLLKFNPVPFVITEICLSNIGGAGTLMGDPPNVILGSMFHLGFIDFIKHNWILSFFASISAITVFYKMNRKYLIKINQKLKKDELEKLVPLEEINDFFLMKVGLTSLVSTVLLLILRDFIKNIIPLNIALASLLPAFTVLTLKGNNEKLKDIYKKIDLETLLFLTGLFVIVGSLEKTGVMAIIANGVSTFAKDGLQMASILFWGGAITSSVIDNVPEAMSIGYLIKNLSPMLTYSYTLLIWAASLGLDIGGNFTPVGASANVVGYVHLEEHGIKVGWTKWIKFAFVPTFVALLVCWVGLLIKYLIGFY